In Musa acuminata AAA Group cultivar baxijiao chromosome BXJ3-9, Cavendish_Baxijiao_AAA, whole genome shotgun sequence, a single genomic region encodes these proteins:
- the LOC103998895 gene encoding large ribosomal subunit protein eL42 isoform X1, with protein sequence MDGMRSTFLVNVPKTKKTFCKNKACRKHTLHKVTQYKKGKDSLSVQGKRRYDRKQSGYGGQTKPVFHKKAKTTKKIVLKLQCQSCKHYSQHPIKRCKHFEIGGDKKGKGTSLF encoded by the exons ATGGATGGGATGAGATCAACATTTCTT GTGAACGTGCCAAAGACCAAGAAAACATTCTGTAAGAACAAGGCTTGCAGGAAGCACACGCTTCACAAGGTAACACAGTACAAGAAGGGTAAGGATAGCCTTTCTGTTCAAGGGAAGCGCCGCTATGACAGGAAGCAGTCTGGTTATGGTGGACAGACGAAGCCTGTTTTCCACAAGAAG GCAAAAACTACCAAGAAAATCGTGTTGAAGCTTCAATGCCAAAGTTGCAAGCATTATTCGCAGCATCCGATAAAG AGATGCAAGCACTTTGAGATTGGTGGAGACAAGAAGGGGAAGGGGACCTCTCTCTTCTAA
- the LOC103998895 gene encoding large ribosomal subunit protein eL42 isoform X2 gives MVNVPKTKKTFCKNKACRKHTLHKVTQYKKGKDSLSVQGKRRYDRKQSGYGGQTKPVFHKKAKTTKKIVLKLQCQSCKHYSQHPIKRCKHFEIGGDKKGKGTSLF, from the exons ATG GTGAACGTGCCAAAGACCAAGAAAACATTCTGTAAGAACAAGGCTTGCAGGAAGCACACGCTTCACAAGGTAACACAGTACAAGAAGGGTAAGGATAGCCTTTCTGTTCAAGGGAAGCGCCGCTATGACAGGAAGCAGTCTGGTTATGGTGGACAGACGAAGCCTGTTTTCCACAAGAAG GCAAAAACTACCAAGAAAATCGTGTTGAAGCTTCAATGCCAAAGTTGCAAGCATTATTCGCAGCATCCGATAAAG AGATGCAAGCACTTTGAGATTGGTGGAGACAAGAAGGGGAAGGGGACCTCTCTCTTCTAA
- the LOC135649358 gene encoding uncharacterized protein LOC135649358, translating into MPRAADAIHDDGGSVKIGATGTIGTLMTRELESPKHSEQTSSTRRKQQTVPVSIPCGANPRRALQRRNQTNEHGSIRRSSGGSNSEQAHCSNHARRNGHRAPMLRSEDNPVNRNMDTDRIGKKAYTVEIVDLKCSNPMSSQLKKLGFSKLSVSTS; encoded by the coding sequence ATGCCTCGGGCAGCTGATGCTATCCATGATGATGGAGGCTCTGTCAAGATCGGTGCCACTGGCACAATTGGCACCCTGATGACTCGAGAATTAGAATCCCCAAAGCATTCAGAACAAACTTCTTCCACTCGAAGAAAACAGCAAACAGTTCCTGTCTCCATACCCTGTGGTGCTAATCCTAGGAGAGCATTACAAAGGAGAAACCAAACAAATGAACATGGCAGTATCAGAAGAAGTAGCGGTGGTAGCAATTCTGAACAAGCACATTGTTCAAATCATGCACGACGAAATGGACACCGAGCTCCAATGCTAAGATCCGAGGATAATCCTGTAAACCGAAATATGGACACCGATAGGATTGGAAAGAAAGCTTACACCGTGGAAATAGTAGATCTAAAATGCAGCAATCCCATGAGCAGCCAGCTCAAGAAGCTTGGCTTCTCCAAGCTTTCTGTTTCCACCTCCTAG
- the LOC103998897 gene encoding uncharacterized protein LOC103998897 yields MANAWKREKPSPLRSPRTLVSILLPISFLLFLFLFLFYPISKSSPNRARETLFLSPSGIRPFDCHACPQASPVFANLVEGVKHPFLFSLADFGALPEKPHKNIARMLKGKPFRRPDISVTVQEFLEGKDNDGGVVVDVGANVGMATFAAAAMGFRVVAFEPVFENLQRICDGVFLNRAGDRVTVYAAAASDRIGNITFHKLVGRLDNSAISATGAKLAFKSNEEIAVEVATVPLDEVIPDTERVLLIKIDVQGWEYHVLRGASKLLSRRKGEAPYLIYEEDGRLLQASNTTADEIRKFLGSMGYHHCTLHGTDAHCTKD; encoded by the exons ATGGCGAACGCGTGGAAGAGGGAGAAGCCCTCGCCTCTCCGCTCCCCAAGAACCCTAGTCTCGATCCTCCTCcccatctccttcctcctcttcctcttcctcttcctcttctaccCGATCTCCAAATCCAGCCCCAATCGCGCCCGCGAGACCCTTTTCCTATCCCCATCTGGGATCCGGCCCTTCGACTGCCACGCCTGCCCGCAGGCGTCGCCGGTGTTCGCGAACCTCGTGGAGGGCGTCAAgcaccccttcctcttctccctcgccGACTTCGGTGCCCTCCCGGAAAAGCCCCACAAGAACATTGCCCGCATGCTCAAGGGGAAACCCTTCCGTCGCCCCGACATCTCGGTGACGGTACAGGAGTTCCTCGAGGGGAAGGACAATGACGGTGGGGTGGTGGTGGACGTGGGGGCGAATGTGGGGATGGCGACCTTCGCGGCGGCGGCGATGGGGTTCAGGGTGGTCGCGTTCGAGCCGGTGTTCGAGAATCTGCAAAGGATCTGCGACGGCGTGTTCTTGAATCGGGCAGGGGATCGGGTGACGGTTTATGCCGCGGCTGCCTCAGATCGGATCGGAAACATTACATTCCACAAG TTGGTTGGCCGCCTTGACAATAGTGCAATCTCTGCAACTGGTGCAAAGCTAGCATTCAAGTCTAATGAAGAGATTGCTGTGGAGGTGGCAACAGTCCCATTGGACGAAGTCATTCCTGACACAGAGCGAGTGCTACTAATTAAGATTGATGTTCAAGGCTGGGAGTATCATGTTCTTCGTGGTGCCTCCAAGCTGTTGTCAAGAAGAAAAGGTGAAGCGCCATACCTCATCTATGAGGAAGATGGGCGGTTGCTGCAGGCAAGCAACACTACTGCAGATGAGATCAGGAAGTTCCTTGGCAGTATGGGTTATCACCACTGTACCCTGCATGGCACAGATGCTCACTGCACGAAAGATTAG
- the LOC135649357 gene encoding probable serine/threonine-protein kinase PBL23, producing MGLISYTTKKSKGVIDCLCCTKSANEEDAAKAEESRRKQKPPSDENKKKTWRKRKWKRWWRKKQQQKKKANHLASLVSTMSFRSDSGKHRKAVEEILCIGSDNIAAHVYTFRELAAATQNFNSENLLGEGGFGRVYKGELKDTNEIVAVKQLDRNGFQGNREFLVEVLMLSLLHHPNLVKLLGYCADGDQRILVYEYMPLGSLEDHLLDVSADAKPLEWHTRMKIAAGAAKGLQYLHETANPPVIYRDFKASNILIDEDYNAKLSDFGLAKIGPVGDKNHVSTRVMGTYGYCAPEYALTGQLTKMSDVYSFGVVFLEMVTGRRAIDTTKPTPEQHLVHWAEPLFKDKSKFVAMADPLLEGKYPMKGLYQALAVAAMCLQEEASIRPLISDVVVALEHLADPKNDDIDRAEQSAPISSSEVAQETAGEGNKEVLDSTSDQESYSFSSREKELNELDVV from the exons ATGGGGTTGATAAGTTACACCACAAAGAAGAGCAAAGGAGTGATCGATTGCTTGTGTTGCACCAAATCCGCCAACGAGGAGGACGCAGCAAAGGCCGAGGAAAGCAGAAGGAAGCAGAAGCCTCCGTCGGACGAGAACAAGAAGAAgacgtggaggaagaggaagtggaagaggtggtggaggaagaagcagcagcagaagaagaaagCGAATCATCTCGCCTCGCTTGTCAGCACCATGTCCTTCCGATCTG ATAGTGGCAAGCATAGGAAAGCAGTTGAGGAGATCCTATGCATCGGCAGCGACAACATCGCAGCTCATGTGTACACCTTCCGTGAACTGGCAGCGGCAACCCAAAACTTCAATTCGGAGAACCTACTGGGTGAAGGTGGATTCGGGAGAGTGTACAAAGGCGAACTGAAGGACACCAATGAA ATCGTCGCAGTCAAGCAGCTTGACAGAAATGGATTCCAGGGCAACCGTGAATTCCTTGTCGAGGTCCTCATGCTGAGTCTCCTGCATCATCCCAATCTTGTCAAGCTGCTCGGCTACTGCGCCGATGGCGATCAAAGGATCCTGGTCTACGAGTACATGCCACTGGGCTCATTGGAGGACCATCTTCTAG ATGTATCAGCAGATGCGAAGCCACTGGAGTGGCACACAAGGATGAAAATTGCAGCTGGTGCAGCCAAAGGTCTTCAGTACCTGCACGAAACTGCAAACCCTCCGGTGATCTACAGAGACTTCAAGGCATCAAACATACTTATCGACGAAGACTACAACGCCAAGTTATCGGATTTTGGCCTTGCCAAGATTGGTCCGGTCGGAGACAAGAATCACGTATCCACCAGGGTGATGGGCACCTACGGCTACTGCGCTCCAGAGTATGCATTAACAGGCCAGCTGACAAAGATGTCggacgtgtacagcttcggggTCGTCTTCTTGGAGATGGTCACCGGAAGGAGAGCCATCGACACCACGAAACCGACACCCGAACAACACCTAGTTCACTGG GCAGAGCCTCTCTTCAAGGACAAGAGCAAGTTTGTGGCCATGGCTGACCCATTGCTTGAGGGGAAGTACCCCATGAAGGGCCTTTACCAAGCTCTCGCTGTCGCTGCAATGTGCCTCCAGGAAGAAGCCAGCATACGGCCGCTCATCAGCGACGTGGTGGTTGCTCTCGAGCACCTGGCCGATCCGAAGAACGACGACATCGATCGAGCTGAACAATCTGCACCAATTTCCAGCTCCGAAGTAGCGCAAGAGACTGCAGGGGAGGGCAACAAGGAGGTATTGGATTCAACCAGTGACCAGGAAAGCTATTCCTTCTCGAGCAGGGAGAAGGAACTGAATGAACTTGACGTGGTTTAG